The Streptomyces sp. M92 nucleotide sequence CTGCGCCAACGACACGTCCTGCCCGGTGGGCCGGGTGTAGTCGTCCTCCACGCCCGCGAAGAGCATCTGCAGCGCGATCGCGCCCGCGACGGCCACCGCGATGCCGTTGACCATGCGTGCCGCCGTACCGCTGCTCAGCTGCAGCCTGCGCACGGCCAGCTGCCAGGCCACGCCACCGGCACCGAGCCGGGCGACGACGGCCTCCACGATCCACGGCAGCAGCGCGGTCACGCCGACCAGGAGCAGGACGACGCCGCCCGTCACCAGGTACTGGTTGAATTCCCCGTTGTCCCGCCCGTTGCCGATCATCGGGTAGAGCATCACCAGGCCGGCCAGCGGCAGCAGCAGCCGCCACCACAGCCGGCGCCGGGGCGGCCGGCCCGCGCGCACCACGCCGAGCGGCTCGATGACGACCCCGCGCAGCGCGAACAGCGTCACCAGCACCGCCGCCGCCGGCACGGCCACCGCGACCAGCAGGGCGAGCAGCGGCGAGGGGTTGAGGTAACTCGGGAACACGCTGATGCGGAACACCTCGGCGGTTCCCGCGAGCTGCCGCCCGATCATGAAGAACCCGGCACCGAAGACCAGCCCCAGCACCGCCCCCGCCAGCGCCTCACCGGCGGCGATCCGCCGGGTCATCCCGCTGTCGGAGCCCACCAGCCGCAGCGCCGCCAGCCGCCGGTCCCGCCGCTCCCCGCCGAACCGCACGGCCGCCGCGATGAAGACCGCGACCGGCATCAGCAGCACCACGAAGACGACGAGGATCAGCAGGAGCAGCACCGGGTCGGACCGCTCGGAGGTGGCGTTCGGGTTGCCGTACCCGTCGATGCGGGCGACCCGGCCGCCGTCGATGTGCGGCGCGAGCCCTTCGGCGCCCTGGTAGTAGGCGAGTTCGGCCGAGCCGATCAGCCCCTCCTCCCCGATGGTGCCGATGATCCGGTCCGGCAGCCGCTCGCGCAGCAGCGCGCCGGAGTCCGACTCCAGCAGCTCCTTCAGCGCCGGCGAGACCACCATCTCGCCCTTCGCCGGGAACCTCTCCACCCCCGGCGGCAGCGGCGCCCGCGGCCCCTCGGGTTCCAGGGCCCGGCCCCGGACGGTGTCGTCGCGGAAGTCCGTACCGACGTTGGCGACCACGAGGGTGTCGTCCGCCTTGGCCGGCTGCTCGTCGGTGAAGGTGATGTCGGTGCGCGCGGCCTCCCGCTCGTGCCGGACGTCGAGCGCGTTGGGGATCGCCGTCGTCAGCAGCAGCAGCGCCACGCCGAGCCCGACGCCGACCGCCGTCAGCACCGCCCGGGTCCACCCCTCGCGCCCGCCGGTGAAGGCGAAGCGGACCCCCATGGCCAGGTCGGCGGCGGCTGCCCGGCCCCGGCCCCGCTCGCGCCGGACCTCTCCGGTGGACAGGCTCGGCGGCCGCTCGCGCGTGGGCGCGCTCATACGACCCGCTCCATGTCCCGGGACCTGCCGTCCCGCACGACGATCTCGCGGTCGGAATAGGCGGCCACCCGTGCCTCGTGCGTCACCAGCACGACGGCGGCGTTGGTGGAGCGGGCGGCGTCCGTGAGGAGTTCCATCACGCGCTCGCCGTTGAGGGAGTCCAGCGCGCCGGTCGGCTCGTCGGCGAAGAGCACACGCGGGTCGGTGACCAGCGACCGTGCCACCGCGACCCGCTGCCCCTGGCCGCCGGAGACCTCACCGGGCCGCTTCTTCCTCAGGTCGTCGACCTCCAGCCGCTCCATCCAGGCCAGCGCGGCCCGCTCGGCCGCCTTGCGGGAGGTGCCGTTCAGCCGCAGCGGCAGGGCGACGTTCTCCACGCACGTCAGCTCCGGCACCAGCTGCCCGAACTGGAACACGAACCCGAAGTCGGAGCGGCGCAGCGCACTGCGCTCGGCGTCGCCCATGGCGGACAGCTCCCGCCCGCCGTACATGATCGTGCCCGAGTCGGGCGTGACGATTCCGGCGAGGCAGTGCAGCAGCGTCGACTTGCCCGACCCGGAGGGTCCCATCACGGCGACGACCTCGCCGGGGTGGATGGAGAACTCGGCGCCGTCGAGGGCGAGGGTCGGGCCGTAGGCCTTGCGCAGCTGCTCGGCCGAGAGCAGCGAACCTGCGGGAGGAGTCATCGGGCCACCGCCTCACGGAGCTTGTCGAGGCGCGCGGCGGTGAGTTCCAGCCACCGCAGGTCGGCCTCCAGATGGAACAGGGCGTGGTCGCAGATCAGCTGGTCCGCGAGGTCGCCCTTGCGCTTGCGGTCGGTCAGGATGCGCATGCTGCGCAGGTGTTCCGAACGCTGGGTGTCGAGGACGTCGGCGGCGTCGCGCCGGGTGAGCAGCGCGAGGACGACTTTCGTGTAGAGCGTCGACTGGAGGTACGGCTCGGGCTTCTCGGGCGTGGCGAGCCACCGCTGTACGTCGGTGATCCCCGCGTCGGTGATCGCGTACCGCTTCCGCTCGGGGCCGCCGCCGGTCTCGATGCCGTCGACGACGACGAGGCCGTTCTTCAGCAGGCGGGACATCGTGGAATAGACCTGGCCGTAGTGGAGCGGCCGGTCGTGACCGAACTTCTCGTCGAAGGCGCGCTTGAGGTCGTAACCGTGGCGC carries:
- a CDS encoding ABC transporter permease, giving the protein MGVRFAFTGGREGWTRAVLTAVGVGLGVALLLLTTAIPNALDVRHEREAARTDITFTDEQPAKADDTLVVANVGTDFRDDTVRGRALEPEGPRAPLPPGVERFPAKGEMVVSPALKELLESDSGALLRERLPDRIIGTIGEEGLIGSAELAYYQGAEGLAPHIDGGRVARIDGYGNPNATSERSDPVLLLLILVVFVVLLMPVAVFIAAAVRFGGERRDRRLAALRLVGSDSGMTRRIAAGEALAGAVLGLVFGAGFFMIGRQLAGTAEVFRISVFPSYLNPSPLLALLVAVAVPAAAVLVTLFALRGVVIEPLGVVRAGRPPRRRLWWRLLLPLAGLVMLYPMIGNGRDNGEFNQYLVTGGVVLLLVGVTALLPWIVEAVVARLGAGGVAWQLAVRRLQLSSGTAARMVNGIAVAVAGAIALQMLFAGVEDDYTRPTGQDVSLAQMEVALPDGMPVTRVADKLRDTEGVKAVYGYSEGYLGDRALEPEAMTSVTVGDCAALREMADLPSCTDGDVFAVRGAEWDTGVDMAKLAEPGRKLYLDPSYEGSPRSLEIPWTVPQGVKAAEPRRGLLAGIDRGGFLITPEAMPDTLVPALAGHAYLRLDESVPDVHDRVRNTTAAVHPLADAMVWAATERTGRFDAIRTGLFVGAACVLALIGASLLVSQLEQLRERKKLLSALVAFGTRRRTLSLSVLWQTAIPIALGLLLAMVVGLTLGTVLLKMTNTPVGVDWTGVLAMTGIGAAVVLVVTLLSLPPLLRLMRPEGLRTE
- a CDS encoding PadR family transcriptional regulator, with product MSIGHTLLGLLESGPRHGYDLKRAFDEKFGHDRPLHYGQVYSTMSRLLKNGLVVVDGIETGGGPERKRYAITDAGITDVQRWLATPEKPEPYLQSTLYTKVVLALLTRRDAADVLDTQRSEHLRSMRILTDRKRKGDLADQLICDHALFHLEADLRWLELTAARLDKLREAVAR
- a CDS encoding ABC transporter ATP-binding protein encodes the protein MTPPAGSLLSAEQLRKAYGPTLALDGAEFSIHPGEVVAVMGPSGSGKSTLLHCLAGIVTPDSGTIMYGGRELSAMGDAERSALRRSDFGFVFQFGQLVPELTCVENVALPLRLNGTSRKAAERAALAWMERLEVDDLRKKRPGEVSGGQGQRVAVARSLVTDPRVLFADEPTGALDSLNGERVMELLTDAARSTNAAVVLVTHEARVAAYSDREIVVRDGRSRDMERVV